The genomic region ACCGAAGACCTCTGCGCCCCGGGTGTCGCCGGCCTGCTCGGCCGCCGCGGCTGCCTGGGCGGTGCGCGAGCCGGTGTCGACCAACAGGGCACGGGCGGCGAACGCGTTGTCGGTCCTGGGATCCAGACCCTCGTCCCCACACCCGGAGACCAGCAACGACCCAGCCAGGACGCCTGCCAGAACCAACGAGCGCACGGGTCCGGCGGGGCGCCCACTGAGCTTCACGGCGCCATCATGCCCGGTCTCGGGGGCGGGTGGAGCACTGCGACAACATCACCGGACGACGGCGAGCGCGCTGCTAGCGTGCCGAGCGTGACCGCACGGATGAGTGCCGACCACCGGCGTGAGGTGGTGCTGCAGGCCGCCACGCGTGCGTTCGCCCGGCGCGGCTACAACGCCACCAGCACCGATGAGGTGGCACGTGAGGCGGGGGTCTCCCAGCCGTACGTCGTGCGGATCTTCGGGACCAAGCTCGAGCTGTTCCTCCAGGTGTTCGAGCGCGCGCTGGAGCAGGTGCGCCGTGCCTTCGTGCAGGCGCTGGACGACGAGGGCCCCGCCGCCGGCACCGGCCCCGCGCGACTCAGCGCGGCGTACACCGCCCTGGTCCGCGACCGCGACCTGCTGCAGGTGACGATGCACGGCTTCTCCGCGGGGCACGTGCCCCGCATCGCGACCGCGGCCCGCGCCGGGCTCGGCCGCATCCACGAGACCCTGCGCGGTGCTGGGTGGAGCGAGCAGGAGGCGCGGGACTTCGTGGCGCGCGGGATGCTGATCAACGTGCTGCTCTCGATCGGCGCCCCCGAGCACGGCGACAGCGAGCCCGCGCTCGCCGAGCTCACCCGTGCCGCGCTCGGCGAGGCCGCCCAGTAGCCTCCGGCGGGTGAGCACCCTCGTCCTGGCCTCCGCCTCCCCCGCCCGTCTCGCGAC from Nocardioides sp. dk884 harbors:
- a CDS encoding TetR/AcrR family transcriptional regulator; the encoded protein is MTARMSADHRREVVLQAATRAFARRGYNATSTDEVAREAGVSQPYVVRIFGTKLELFLQVFERALEQVRRAFVQALDDEGPAAGTGPARLSAAYTALVRDRDLLQVTMHGFSAGHVPRIATAARAGLGRIHETLRGAGWSEQEARDFVARGMLINVLLSIGAPEHGDSEPALAELTRAALGEAAQ